Within the Medicago truncatula cultivar Jemalong A17 chromosome 4, MtrunA17r5.0-ANR, whole genome shotgun sequence genome, the region aaaattctaacaattaAGCGCGGGTCTAAAGTTTAGCGAATGAATCAATCGTTAACATGAATCGGATCACGTACCATCAACTCTCGCAACAGCGACATCAAGCATTGGCAACTCTTTCGAGTCCATATAGTCCCATGTCAGTCAACAAGAAGACTGGTATACCCGAGAATGGTGTATGAATCGACTGTCAACACAGAGAGATTCAAGAACCAAAATCCCCTGCAACGAAAGCAGCAGCTATACTGACGCTTTCGAGTCCAAACCAAGCAAGAAATATCTTCATTAAAACTGATCCCAAGCTTTGAAACTGGACATTAAATCCGCCCGCCAACACGGTTTCAGATTCATCAGTCCACCACTCACCGCGACAACATTAACTCTCAACGGCCGCCTAAATTAACCATCCAGAAGAAAGGCCATGCTCTTTCGAGCTAAAACAAGACCAGCGAAGTGAATGCAATATGGAGCAATAGAACAACAAGACACAACCAACTTTTCTAGAACCACCAGAACTGTCACCACCTACAGAAGAGTAGCGGCCATTTTTACAGCAACCATCACAACCACCGTAGAACCGTGACGACAGTTCAAAAGCTACATGTGCGAAAagatcaccaccaccaccaccagaaGGCAGGTAGCGacaatttgaaaaatcaaaataatccgACCACCGCAGCGGTGCCGACAGTGGTTTCTAGAAAACATATTCAGATTGAAACTGAATTCTAAGAACGAACCAGAGAACCCCAAACTTCCGACAAACCACCGACGAAGGATCGGGGCTGAGAGGCGGTGTGGACAGCTAAACCATCGTCACACCACCATCCACCGTCATCTACATCTTGAACAACGAAGATTTGGATTGAGAAGGAAGGCGGCGCAGTGCAAACCTAGAGAGAAGTCAGAGAGAGTACTTTTTAGTGAGAGAGAGGAATCAAAACGTAGGCAGCGCGgtcttgttaaaaaattctaaacttttgcaaaagaggattatataattaattatacatgattgcaaaaataaattatatttctttGAATAATACACACAAGTTGACTTAAAAGGGTAACAAAGGTGGTGACGAAATTTATTTGGTGactaaaatatgaagaaaactttgagtaattaaaaatgaaatttgaaaattttataaaaataaaaacatatataacatCTTTTTAATCGAGTAATGTAGTTGCTAGAAATTCacatttttaagataaataggTGTGATGTTTGTGGTCTAAACCCCGAGTCTTACATGTATCCTTTAATATTCTTACCAACTAAGATAAGTTGACGAAGAGATACATATCTAAcctttattaaattataagtACATTTATTTGCGTTTTAATGCATTTTATCTTTGCTTGTGCTATTTCTCCATCacctaaaaaaatcatttctccAAAATATGTATATCTGATATAGGCTCAGAGAGGAACTACAAATTTTGATAGCGGGTTCGAAGTTTCACCATATTAATTGGTCACATCAGTCTTTTACCATCTAAACTTACTGTAATGTTAATCTATAAGATCTTGTTTTTACATGTTACAACaacttttaattaataacaataTAACAGAAGATCAACAACATAATCCagaaaatgaaagtgatttAGATGATAAGAATCTAACCAAATCTAACTAAGCAGCTTTTGCTGATAAACCTGTAAGATAAGTAAAGGAAAGTTGATGCAAGATTTCATCCAGATCTTCAAGATCATCATCACCTTTCATCTCCACAAAATCATTCTTTCTTTGACTTTGTGCACCTTTTTCTTGATTTGCATGCACTGATCTTTGCTTTCTCATATCTTTTCTTCTACGGTCATGATCTGCCATCCTACACCATCAAATTCAAACATATATCAAAATAAGAGTATATAAttatcaataaattaaaaaaaaatagaaaaagaagagaacaaGTGAGATCATAGATCAAAAGAGgtgttaaataataaattaattaatttactctTTGGAAAGAGCAAGAGGGTTGGTGATTCCAGAAAGACAGAGAGGAACTCCATGAGTAGCACGAAGGTTTAACATGGACTGcattttggtttgttttgttttttctaggTAAAGGAAAAAAGAATGGGAAATAAAGGAGGAAAAAGAGATAGTAGATAGtactgttctttctttctattgtCCTATCCACTGAGCATTTATGCCATAAGGGTGATAAAGTCAAGTCATGTAGTAAAATTATTTAGGGTAAAATATgtcatttctttatttttatttttggggaCCGGGAAATTATTGGTgctttcctttccttttctattatattttgttaaattatttagacgcacaaataaataaataaataataaaatgatataagaattaaataatagaatgatatatattttcGTATGTAtctaaatgatttttattaagTGTTATGACCAAGGATGAAGTCAGAAATTTAGCTTATGAGGACCAAGTTGAAAGTATAAGTTACTTAGGGATGATAATTGGATCCAGGCCTAATGGATACCCGCATAAAATAtccacaatgggtagggtaaaattCCGCTATCATGGGTCTGGGTAATACCCACGAATTTAAATGGGTATGGacacgggtaagggtactataccGTCCAGCCCCGCaaccccgcatatacatatttatttaatatcataagtaatttatttatttttagtgtataattaaataattaatttagctatttaagcctaaactaaaacataaaCCAATAAACTACTTGATACAGTAACAACTCCATTCTGCCGGTGTACAattttttagagatattttgaatttttgaatttgactaaatactacgattcatattattttattagttaattttaaaagattttgatcataattttatttcaattgtgatgtttttattgttttttcatagttaaagtgcggaTAATGAGTGCGGGTATGGACACTTAGATACCCATAGGATATGGGGAAGGACACTAAAGTTGTTTCCCATGAGGGTACGGGCACGGGTACaggtaattttttaaaatgcgGATATGGGGATGGGCAttgtagtaccctacccattgccatccctgaAGTtagtgaagaaaaaataaattttcagatgtataatatatataagatatttaagaaattataagatatattcaaaattaatagatatccaaaattataagaaattttaaatatataagaaATTGTAAAGTGTCCAATAAAATTCTTTCACAGcggaaaatgaaaataattgtaatattttttcattaaaatccTTACACAACAGACGTATGAAATACAAAGTTTGAGAACTAAAATAGAACTTTAAATACAAAATCAGCCACATTTTACAAAGAGGGAAAAGTTAAAACTATAACTGGGAATCTAGACTATAAACACTTGTGATCCGATATCCAATTGACTCCAATATACTTTATAAGTTATACCTGAAAAATATTCAACAGAGTGGGATGAGATACTATGATCTCAATGAATTCCTAAATTCGGGATAAAACATAGTATGCAAATTATGATAAAACTCGGGATAAATTGTAGTTATGTCCTTAGAGTAACTATTCGTTTAAAGGAAATACACATCAACATTTTAAAagtaaatacaaaataaaaaaaccaaaaccttaatcctaaaaaccaaacaaatgTTTCCCACATATGGCAAATGGTCAagattcacattttttaatctCACTTATTggagaaaaaatatgtttgctAGTGTTCGCTCAGATCGACTATAGGTGTCTCTGACATGACAAGTTAAGGTTTATCTTGACAAACTATTTGTGAGGTTAGCATGATACTGAATTTGGTGATGGTCGTCGTAAGCTCCTTACTCAAAATATAGAATCAACAAAACAGGTCATTCTAAGGCATTTCAGTGAACACTTACGGTACAAAcctaaaacaaactaaaaataacataaaaaagaaaagaaaataaacataacAATAATATCATAAAACCACCAACAAAGACATCAAATCTAAAACCAAACAATGTTGGAGTGGCCAAAACACAAAGATGCCATGGTGACTTTGGAGGGGTCTCACTTGGAAGTTGATTCAGTAATTGAGGTTGCAAATTAATGTAGCGACAAGATTTAGATGTAATGGATGACGTGAGTATGATCAACCAGAGAGGAACTTGTAATGATATGCTGATGTTGGATTTAACCATTAACTAGACATTGTCGCTCTTCCTCTTCTCTATTGTCACCGCGTTAAGCAAGACGTAACACAAAATCGTTGTGGCTGGAGCACCTTGTTAGCAAAATGATTTTCAAGAAGAATTGTTGAAAATCACGacaagaaatttttgagtgacAAAAACTTGTAGAACAAatggaaaaaaagaagaaaagaagaagcaaCTGAAGTACGTGGGAACAAATACGAGAGCTTGTAGAACCTATAGAACTTGTCATGAAACACCTTTCCATGTTTTCCCATGTTTGGGTTGAGTTTGGTGGAAGGAATTAATACCACAAGAATGTTGTTCCTATAACACAAAAATGAACATCTATAACTTGTGGAGCTCATTATGGTTTCCCTTACCGCACTGTTCAGTAAACCTTCTGATGTGCTCCATAGTTGATTTTCCATCTTCCCTTAAGAATGAAGCAAAGCATAGAGTTTGATAACCTATTGGCAAATGCACCAATTTTTTGGTTCATTTTGGACATGGCTTCATACACATAGTTAGGGCCGTCCCTAGATAATTGGAGGCTCGGCTCTCATATAAAAAAAGgcccctaacaaaataaaaaagatattttttttaaaagagtaattatctatttaaattgaaaataaaatccaTCAAGATTAAGAAAAAAGTGTTTATTGCAATTAACACATAAAAGATCAATATtctaatcaataaaataaaaatacaatttaagcGAATAATTTATTGTATAATATTTGTTGAGTTTAACTATCTTATAGAATAAGTATGAGCTAAAAATTACAAGTGTTCTaacaaaataagaagaaaaaaatttgtattatgttttcatttgtaaatatataatcCAATATGTTGAAGAGAATTTGGCTAAATTGATGAGAGGATAGATGAACCtcaaatctataaaaaaaaatgatgtctAAATCAAAGCTCTCTCatactaaaaatattaattaaagaagcAAAAAGGAAAAGTAAATAAGAAAACATAGAACCTGAATGTTGAACTAGAGACCTAGGCAATACCAACTTGCAACTATACCACTAGGCCACTTCCACAAATATGATGTTTAACACTCGCtctatatatttaatatttgttaactgggctataattttttttatgaggctCATACCTTGGGGAGGTCCAGCTCcattgagctgtttgcaccccctaaGGGCCGAGCCTGCATATAGTCATATCCACATGTTTCAGTTGTATCCCAAAATACCTCTTAATTGTATCAGCTATGAGGTTGATATACAACATTTATGATACATGATGTCTTACCTCGACTGCAACTAGCTGATGTGACATATTTTCTTGGGGGTTTTGGAAACATAAGTGGGATTGAACTTGAAAAGTATTCTTATTTATACTTACTTATGTGTTTAAAGTCAAGTTTATGGTATTATTTGGAGTTTGAGAAATAATTGAGTGGAACTAAATCACCTTGTACACAAATGAGTGACCTTGTGATGTGAGTTCCCAATTTATTGAGGACTTGCAACTTATGGAGCCGAAGATTCTAACTTGTAACTTCGGTTGATGAACCCTTGATTTTTGAACTTTTCTTATTGATCTTGATGTTTGCTGGTTCTACTACTTCCTACCTAAGAAAATTGCTTTAGGTCAAGAAATTGTTAGAACAAGAATGGTTCGTACAAGTCCTCTaggattttgatgataacaaagtattgaagAACAATTGGAATACTAACatatgttcaagtgtgcagaTCTAAGAATATATCTATCTTGAAGAAAGAACATATGAAGAGCATCAGAAGGAACAAGAGAAGCTTAGAAGACTATGTTAAAAGATCTAAAGGAAGGTCAACCAGAAGTCAACGTCCTTAGAAGAAGGATGCCTTGCAGAACCTGGAGAGTTATCTCAATAGATTACGTGTAGGACATCAGACACATAAGGCGACAAGCTTACTTGAATATGAGAGACCCAGAATCCACGTAAGCTT harbors:
- the LOC11405619 gene encoding uncharacterized protein — translated: MQSMLNLRATHGVPLCLSGITNPLALSKEMADHDRRRKDMRKQRSVHANQEKGAQSQRKNDFVEMKGDDDLEDLDEILHQLSFTYLTGLSAKAA